The Litchfieldia alkalitelluris genome has a window encoding:
- the lpdA gene encoding dihydrolipoyl dehydrogenase has translation MASEEYDVVVLGGGTGGYVAAIRASQLGLKVAVVEKAKLGGTCLHSGCIPSKALLRSAEVYAQTRNSEEFGVETSDVTLNFSRVQERKTKIINQLYKGVQHLMKQGKISIYEGTGRILGPSIFSPMPGTISVEMNNGDDNIMLIPKNVVIATGSRPRTLPGLDVDNELILTSDQALELSELPKSMLIVGGGVIGIEWASMLSDFGVEITVLEYSDRILPTEDAEVSKEMQRVMKKKGIKIITGAKVLPETLSKDSQGVTIGAEHKGTTKTFTAEKLLQSVGRQANVEGIGLENTEIQIENGYIATNEFYQTKESHIYAIGDVIGGLQLAHVASHEGIVAVEHIANEQPLAINYANVSKCVYSSPEIASVGYTEDEARKLGYSIKTGKFSFKAIGKALVFGESDGFVKIVVDEITNDILGVHMIGPHVTDMISEAGLARVLDATPWEVAHTIHPHPSLSEAIGEAALAVEGKAIHS, from the coding sequence ATGGCTTCAGAAGAATATGATGTAGTGGTCCTTGGCGGTGGAACTGGTGGCTATGTAGCTGCAATTCGAGCATCACAGCTTGGACTGAAGGTAGCGGTGGTTGAAAAAGCTAAACTAGGTGGCACATGCCTCCATTCTGGGTGTATACCTAGTAAAGCACTTTTACGAAGTGCTGAAGTATATGCACAAACAAGAAACAGTGAGGAGTTTGGGGTAGAAACTTCTGATGTTACTCTTAACTTTTCAAGGGTTCAAGAAAGAAAAACTAAAATTATTAATCAGCTTTATAAAGGTGTACAGCATTTAATGAAGCAAGGGAAAATTAGCATCTATGAAGGAACAGGCCGCATATTAGGCCCATCCATTTTTTCTCCAATGCCTGGTACAATTTCTGTTGAAATGAACAATGGTGACGATAATATCATGCTTATCCCTAAAAATGTAGTGATTGCAACAGGTTCAAGGCCCCGAACACTACCTGGGCTTGATGTGGATAATGAATTGATTTTAACCTCGGATCAAGCTCTTGAATTGTCAGAATTACCGAAATCAATGCTTATCGTTGGCGGTGGGGTTATAGGTATTGAATGGGCTTCTATGCTTTCAGATTTTGGTGTAGAAATCACTGTGCTAGAATACTCAGATCGAATCTTGCCAACTGAAGATGCTGAGGTTTCAAAGGAAATGCAGAGGGTTATGAAGAAAAAAGGCATTAAAATTATTACTGGGGCAAAAGTTTTACCTGAGACGCTATCTAAAGATAGTCAAGGTGTCACAATTGGTGCAGAACATAAAGGGACTACTAAAACCTTTACTGCAGAAAAGCTTTTACAGTCAGTAGGACGCCAGGCCAATGTTGAGGGAATTGGATTAGAAAATACAGAGATTCAAATTGAGAATGGCTATATAGCAACAAATGAATTTTATCAAACGAAAGAATCTCATATATATGCAATTGGTGATGTGATAGGTGGTTTGCAGTTGGCACATGTTGCTTCACATGAGGGGATTGTTGCGGTTGAACATATTGCAAATGAACAGCCACTAGCTATCAACTATGCAAATGTTTCGAAGTGTGTATACAGCAGCCCTGAGATTGCTAGTGTTGGATATACTGAAGACGAAGCAAGAAAATTAGGTTACTCGATTAAAACAGGGAAATTCTCGTTTAAAGCCATCGGAAAAGCACTTGTTTTTGGAGAATCAGATGGATTTGTTAAAATAGTTGTTGATGAAATCACGAATGATATATTGGGTGTTCATATGATTGGTCCCCATGTTACAGATATGATTTCTGAAGCTGGGCTAGCTCGTGTATTGGATGCAACCCCATGGGAAGTTGCACACACCATACACCCACACCCATCATTATCAGAAGCAATAGGCGAAGCAGCCCTAGCCGTTGAAGGTAAAGCGATTCATTCTTAA